A single Cupriavidus sp. D39 DNA region contains:
- a CDS encoding LysR family transcriptional regulator, whose product MPVAQLNAMAVFARVVECGSFSAAARELGMTPSAVSRHVTRLEAAIGASLLQRTTRAFALTELGQAVHAACARMVAAAQEVNTLASDHGGAPHGLLRISAPVVFGQAWLAPRLPALLDRFPALDLQLTLADRLVDLVEEGIDVAIRIARDLAPGLAARQIRAVRYRLVAAPGWLARHGTPAEPAALAGHRCIYLGYGAFGERWSLRHKRDGQTVALRIPPKVTLNNSAAIVAMAQAGGGIGLVPDFSAAAALASGSLVPVLHDWEILEPYVGTAFAVYTPTRHLAPKVRAFVDHLVAQTALETSAECG is encoded by the coding sequence ATGCCGGTCGCGCAACTCAATGCCATGGCCGTATTCGCCCGGGTGGTGGAATGCGGCAGCTTCTCCGCCGCCGCCCGCGAGCTTGGCATGACACCCTCCGCCGTCAGCCGCCATGTGACGCGGCTGGAAGCAGCCATCGGCGCAAGCCTGCTGCAACGGACCACGCGCGCCTTTGCCCTGACCGAACTCGGGCAAGCGGTGCACGCCGCCTGCGCGCGCATGGTGGCGGCCGCGCAGGAGGTGAACACGCTGGCCAGCGACCACGGCGGCGCGCCGCATGGCCTGCTGCGGATCAGCGCGCCGGTGGTGTTCGGGCAGGCCTGGCTGGCGCCGCGGCTGCCGGCCCTGCTGGACCGCTTTCCCGCGCTGGACCTGCAGCTGACGCTGGCGGACCGCCTGGTGGACCTGGTGGAAGAGGGCATAGACGTGGCCATCCGTATTGCGCGCGATCTGGCGCCGGGACTGGCGGCGCGGCAAATCCGCGCGGTGCGTTACCGGCTGGTGGCGGCACCCGGCTGGCTGGCCCGGCATGGCACGCCCGCCGAGCCGGCGGCGCTAGCCGGGCATCGCTGCATCTACCTGGGCTATGGCGCTTTCGGCGAACGCTGGAGCCTGCGGCACAAGCGCGACGGGCAAACAGTGGCGCTGCGCATCCCGCCGAAGGTCACGCTCAACAACAGCGCGGCCATCGTCGCCATGGCGCAGGCCGGCGGCGGCATCGGGCTGGTGCCGGATTTCTCGGCCGCGGCGGCGCTGGCGTCAGGCAGCCTGGTACCGGTGCTTCACGACTGGGAGATCCTGGAACCCTACGTGGGCACCGCCTTCGCGGTCTACACGCCAACCCGCCACCTGGCCCCCAAGGTGCGCGCCTTCGTCGACCACCTGGTGGCGCAGACGGCGCTCGAGACTAGCGCGGAGTGCGGCTGA
- a CDS encoding acyl-CoA thioesterase, with amino-acid sequence MSTTPASQTVHSFDHAIALEPAGANLFHGRTTPAYWNMIGPFGGITAATLLQAVLQHPERLGDPSALTVNFAGPIVEGPFVIEARPVRTNRNTQHWTIELRQGDEVATTATAFFAVRRETWNCGEAVFPQVPPASDVPPMAGFAPVRWLDAYELRPVRGAKPNVEAGTENPDSLTQFWLRDAPARTPDFAAMAAWCDTFYPRIFLKRAGFVPAGTVSLTTYFHADAATLAALGDGHVLGSAQAQVFRQGFFDQSAQIWSPQGELLATSHQIVYYKQ; translated from the coding sequence ATGTCCACCACGCCAGCCAGCCAGACCGTCCATTCCTTCGACCATGCGATTGCGCTGGAGCCGGCAGGCGCAAACCTGTTCCACGGCCGCACCACGCCTGCCTACTGGAACATGATCGGCCCCTTCGGCGGCATCACGGCGGCCACCTTGCTGCAGGCCGTCCTGCAGCATCCCGAGCGGCTGGGCGATCCGTCCGCGCTGACCGTCAACTTCGCCGGCCCGATCGTCGAAGGGCCCTTTGTGATCGAGGCGCGCCCGGTGCGTACCAACCGCAACACCCAGCACTGGACCATCGAGCTGCGCCAGGGCGACGAAGTGGCGACCACGGCTACCGCCTTCTTCGCGGTGCGCCGCGAGACCTGGAATTGCGGCGAGGCGGTGTTCCCGCAGGTGCCGCCGGCAAGCGATGTCCCACCGATGGCCGGTTTCGCGCCGGTGCGCTGGCTGGATGCGTATGAGTTGCGGCCGGTGCGCGGCGCCAAGCCGAATGTCGAGGCCGGCACCGAGAATCCGGACAGCCTGACCCAGTTCTGGCTGCGCGACGCGCCCGCGCGTACGCCGGACTTCGCCGCGATGGCGGCATGGTGCGACACCTTCTACCCGCGCATCTTCCTCAAGCGCGCCGGCTTCGTGCCGGCCGGCACCGTGTCGCTGACCACATACTTCCATGCCGATGCCGCGACCCTGGCCGCGCTGGGCGACGGCCATGTGCTGGGCAGCGCCCAGGCGCAGGTGTTCCGCCAGGGCTTCTTCGACCAGAGCGCGCAGATCTGGAGCCCGCAGGGCGAACTGCTGGCGACCTCGCACCAGATCGTCTACTACAAGCAGTAA
- a CDS encoding muropeptide transporter translates to MTFQAYLDIFRNRRIGAMLTLGFASGLPLALTSGTLQAWMTVEGLDIKTIGFFSLVGQAYIFKFLWAPLMDRYTLPLLGRRRGWLLLTQIGLVLGIAGMAFCPPHEALWTLAALATLVAFMSASQDIVFDAYSTDVLRAPERGVGAAVKVLGYRLAMLVSGGLALWLADRVLGWQQMYLLMAGLMGIGIVSLLWAPEAESPARTPRTMEEAILGPLRDFFSRPGAWWLLLLIVLYKLGDAFAGSLSTTFLIRGVGFSAGEVGLVNKTLGLAATIVGALFGGTLMVRLGLYRSLLLFGILQGVSNLGYWILAVTPPHLWTMGATIAVENLCGGMGTAAFVALLMTLCNRSFSATQYALLSALASVGRVYVGPSSGYLVEAFGWSAFYLSTVAVAVPGVVLLWAMRNTVHRYEAQARAAA, encoded by the coding sequence ATGACCTTTCAAGCCTATCTCGACATTTTCCGCAATCGCCGAATCGGCGCCATGCTCACGCTGGGCTTCGCTTCGGGGCTGCCGCTGGCACTCACCTCCGGCACATTGCAGGCCTGGATGACGGTGGAAGGGCTTGATATCAAGACCATCGGCTTCTTCTCGCTGGTGGGCCAGGCCTATATCTTCAAGTTCCTGTGGGCCCCGCTGATGGACCGCTATACGCTGCCGCTGCTGGGCCGGCGCCGCGGCTGGCTGCTGCTGACCCAGATCGGGCTGGTGCTGGGCATCGCGGGCATGGCCTTCTGCCCGCCGCACGAGGCGCTGTGGACGCTGGCCGCGCTGGCCACCCTGGTGGCCTTCATGTCGGCCTCGCAGGACATCGTGTTCGACGCCTACAGCACCGACGTGCTGCGCGCGCCGGAGCGCGGCGTGGGGGCGGCGGTCAAGGTGCTGGGCTACCGGCTGGCGATGCTGGTCTCGGGCGGACTGGCACTATGGCTGGCCGACCGCGTGCTGGGCTGGCAGCAGATGTACCTGCTGATGGCGGGGTTGATGGGCATCGGCATCGTCAGCCTGCTGTGGGCGCCCGAGGCGGAATCGCCGGCGCGCACGCCGCGCACCATGGAAGAAGCCATCCTCGGCCCGCTGCGCGACTTCTTCTCCCGCCCCGGCGCCTGGTGGCTGCTGCTGCTGATCGTGCTCTACAAGCTGGGCGATGCGTTTGCCGGCAGCCTGTCCACCACCTTCCTGATCCGCGGCGTGGGCTTTTCGGCCGGCGAAGTCGGCCTGGTCAACAAGACGCTCGGGCTGGCCGCCACCATCGTGGGCGCGCTGTTCGGCGGCACGCTGATGGTGCGGCTGGGCCTGTACCGCTCGCTGCTGCTGTTCGGCATCCTGCAGGGGGTGTCCAACCTCGGCTACTGGATCCTGGCGGTGACGCCGCCGCACCTGTGGACCATGGGCGCCACCATCGCGGTGGAGAACCTCTGCGGCGGCATGGGCACGGCGGCCTTCGTGGCGCTGTTGATGACGCTGTGCAACCGCTCGTTCTCGGCCACCCAGTACGCGCTGCTGTCCGCGCTGGCCTCGGTCGGGCGCGTCTATGTGGGGCCGAGCTCGGGCTACCTGGTGGAGGCCTTCGGCTGGTCGGCCTTCTACCTCAGCACCGTGGCGGTGGCGGTGCCCGGCGTGGTGCTGCTATGGGCGATGCGCAACACCGTGCACCGCTACGAGGCCCAGGCCCGCGCCGCGGCCTGA
- a CDS encoding M48 family metallopeptidase, whose amino-acid sequence MSDRQRCQCRHRRAGIALPRRLAALALAASAALSMAAAQAQGQAQPQDAEDGIRVQRGGASIRQIVPVEVIEQQASQEYEQLKEEAQAKKTLVGDNNPQLVRLRAIAKRILPQTPRWNERARQWKWEVNLINSKQVNAFCMPGGKIAFYTGLLDQLKLTDDEVAMVMGHEIAHALQEHARERAAKSEITNLGANVISQLFGFGNLGNMALGTGAQLLTLRFSRSDETEADLVGMDIAARAGYDPRAAVSLWQKMGAVSQSSAQSGSEFLSTHPSGRTRIAELEKHLPEVLPLYARAIDSSVGKLPTYRANMANLSSAPVDSGDDDRQKPLNK is encoded by the coding sequence ATGTCCGATCGCCAGCGTTGTCAGTGCCGCCACCGGCGGGCCGGGATTGCGTTGCCACGTCGACTGGCCGCGCTGGCGCTGGCAGCCAGCGCCGCGCTGAGCATGGCCGCCGCCCAGGCCCAGGGCCAGGCACAGCCGCAGGACGCTGAAGATGGCATCCGCGTGCAACGCGGCGGTGCGTCCATCCGCCAGATCGTGCCGGTCGAGGTCATCGAGCAGCAGGCCTCGCAGGAGTACGAGCAACTCAAGGAAGAAGCGCAGGCCAAGAAGACCTTGGTCGGCGACAACAACCCGCAGCTGGTGCGCCTGCGCGCCATCGCTAAGCGCATCCTGCCGCAGACCCCGCGCTGGAACGAACGCGCGAGGCAGTGGAAGTGGGAAGTCAACCTGATCAACTCCAAGCAGGTCAATGCGTTCTGCATGCCCGGCGGCAAGATCGCCTTCTACACCGGCCTGCTCGACCAGCTCAAGCTGACCGACGACGAAGTCGCCATGGTGATGGGGCACGAAATCGCCCATGCGCTGCAGGAGCATGCGCGCGAGCGGGCGGCCAAGTCCGAGATCACCAACCTGGGCGCCAACGTGATCTCGCAACTGTTCGGTTTTGGCAACCTCGGCAATATGGCGCTCGGCACCGGGGCGCAGCTGCTCACGCTGCGGTTCTCGCGCTCGGACGAGACCGAGGCCGACCTGGTTGGCATGGACATCGCCGCGCGTGCCGGCTACGACCCGCGCGCCGCCGTGTCGTTGTGGCAAAAAATGGGGGCGGTCTCGCAATCCTCGGCGCAGTCGGGCTCGGAGTTCCTCTCCACCCATCCGTCGGGCCGCACCCGCATCGCCGAGCTGGAGAAGCACCTGCCCGAGGTGTTGCCGCTCTACGCGCGCGCGATCGATTCCAGTGTCGGCAAGCTGCCGACCTATCGGGCCAATATGGCCAACCTGAGCAGCGCGCCGGTCGACAGCGGCGACGACGACCGGCAAAAGCCACTTAATAAGTAA
- a CDS encoding type II toxin-antitoxin system MqsR family toxin translates to MIRTYADHKVWQDVYRPIAAARALHLKLMVTDAVLIMSFKELEP, encoded by the coding sequence GTGATCAGGACCTACGCGGATCACAAGGTATGGCAGGACGTTTACCGGCCAATTGCCGCCGCCCGTGCACTGCATCTGAAACTGATGGTCACCGATGCGGTGCTGATCATGTCATTCAAGGAGCTGGAACCATGA
- a CDS encoding type II toxin-antitoxin system MqsA family antitoxin — protein sequence MKCPECGGAELVQDTRDVPYTYKGETVIVPAVSGSFCPACGEIVLDPNQADRYGEAAAAFQKQVNAAIVDPAFIVAVRKKLSLDQREAAEIFGGGVNAFSRYETGKTKPPLALVKLLKVLERHPELLDEVRSA from the coding sequence ATGAAATGTCCAGAATGCGGGGGTGCGGAACTGGTGCAGGACACGCGCGACGTGCCTTATACGTACAAGGGCGAAACGGTCATCGTTCCCGCGGTCTCGGGCAGCTTTTGTCCGGCGTGCGGGGAAATCGTGCTGGATCCGAATCAAGCGGACCGGTACGGCGAAGCGGCCGCGGCTTTCCAAAAGCAGGTCAACGCCGCGATCGTCGATCCGGCTTTCATCGTTGCCGTGCGCAAGAAGCTGAGCCTGGACCAGCGCGAGGCCGCGGAGATCTTCGGCGGCGGCGTCAATGCCTTCTCGCGCTACGAAACCGGCAAGACCAAGCCGCCGCTGGCCCTGGTCAAGCTGCTCAAGGTGCTGGAGCGGCACCCGGAGCTGCTCGACGAAGTGCGCTCGGCGTAG